A region from the Ichthyobacterium seriolicida genome encodes:
- the hemC gene encoding hydroxymethylbilane synthase: MGKKIRLGTRSSQLAMYQARLVEQKIREFGCEIEIVPIKSTGDLILDTPIYDLNIVGVFTKSLDIALLNNDIDIAVHSMKDVPTSLPQGIVQGAVLKRGNTRDALVYADDDILNNFDKKINIATGSLRRKAFWKNKYPNHIIHDLRGNVNNRLKEIQKPNIDAAIFAEVGLKRINILPEKHIILDWMIPAPAQGAIMITCRKGETQILDIIKEINCEKTNLCVGIERDFLSGLEGGCTAPIGAIAELKDESIHFKGALLDRDGNKKIYIERVFSIRDSSNMGFKLATECLERGGDKIMSELNKLL; the protein is encoded by the coding sequence ATGGGAAAAAAAATAAGATTAGGAACCAGAAGTAGTCAATTAGCTATGTATCAAGCAAGGCTAGTAGAACAAAAAATAAGAGAATTTGGATGTGAAATTGAAATAGTGCCTATAAAATCCACAGGAGATTTAATATTAGACACTCCCATATACGACTTGAATATAGTAGGCGTATTTACCAAATCTTTGGATATAGCCCTTCTGAATAACGATATAGATATCGCCGTTCATTCTATGAAAGACGTTCCAACTTCATTACCCCAAGGCATAGTGCAAGGCGCTGTATTAAAACGTGGAAACACTCGAGATGCCTTAGTTTATGCCGACGATGATATACTAAATAATTTTGACAAAAAAATCAATATAGCAACTGGAAGTCTCAGAAGAAAAGCTTTTTGGAAAAACAAATACCCAAATCACATAATACACGATTTGAGAGGTAATGTAAACAATCGCCTCAAAGAGATTCAAAAACCTAATATAGACGCTGCTATCTTTGCAGAAGTCGGACTAAAGAGGATAAATATTTTACCTGAAAAACACATAATCTTAGATTGGATGATCCCAGCTCCTGCCCAAGGAGCAATAATGATAACATGTAGAAAAGGTGAAACTCAGATCTTAGATATAATTAAAGAGATAAACTGCGAAAAAACTAATCTTTGTGTAGGTATAGAACGAGATTTCTTGAGTGGCCTAGAGGGAGGATGCACAGCTCCTATTGGAGCAATAGCTGAATTAAAAGATGAGAGTATACACTTTAAAGGAGCTCTATTAGATAGAGATGGGAATAAAAAAATATATATAGAAAGGGTTTTCTCGATAAGAGATTCCTCAAATATGGGATTTAAATTAGCTACAGAATGCTTAGAAAGAGGTGGGGATAAAATCATGAGTGAATTAAATAAACTACTCTAG
- a CDS encoding type III pantothenate kinase translates to MDEKSRLNLVVDIGNTSTKISVFENERHLLFERIDISKVENVLKDLFNKYNIRAAIISNVKDNTDSVYSIIEKKCEVLIMSKDLKFPFINKYKSPETLGSDRLALVTAATQIFPNKNVLVIDAGSCITYDLINDNREYMGGAISPGLQMRFKSLNMLTGKLPLVELDKKVSTIGYDTISCINTGVYKGTIYEIEGFISKYKEIFKELIIITTGGDSYNLFRKIQCFTFAPPLLLQKGLNFVLNNNIENTQ, encoded by the coding sequence ATGGATGAAAAAAGCCGTTTAAACCTAGTCGTAGATATAGGTAATACATCGACTAAGATATCCGTATTCGAAAATGAGAGACATCTCTTGTTTGAGAGAATAGATATTTCAAAAGTTGAAAATGTTTTAAAAGATCTTTTTAATAAATACAATATAAGAGCAGCTATCATATCTAATGTAAAAGATAACACAGATTCTGTATACTCTATTATTGAGAAAAAGTGTGAGGTTTTAATCATGTCCAAAGATTTAAAGTTTCCCTTTATAAATAAATACAAGAGCCCTGAAACATTAGGTAGTGATAGGCTCGCCCTAGTAACAGCAGCTACACAGATATTTCCAAATAAAAATGTCCTAGTAATAGATGCTGGAAGCTGCATAACATACGACCTCATAAATGACAATAGAGAATATATGGGAGGAGCCATATCTCCTGGATTACAAATGAGGTTCAAATCATTAAATATGCTGACTGGAAAATTACCCTTAGTGGAATTGGATAAAAAAGTATCCACAATAGGATACGATACTATTTCTTGTATAAACACAGGCGTTTATAAGGGAACCATATATGAGATAGAAGGTTTTATTTCGAAGTATAAAGAAATATTTAAGGAATTAATAATAATAACAACTGGAGGAGATTCTTATAATTTGTTTAGAAAAATACAATGTTTTACATTTGCCCCCCCCCTGCTTTTGCAAAAAGGACTTAATTTTGTTTTGAATAATAACATAGAAAATACCCAGTAG